DNA sequence from the Anas platyrhynchos isolate ZD024472 breed Pekin duck chromosome W, IASCAAS_PekinDuck_T2T, whole genome shotgun sequence genome:
CCATCTAGATACAGGATTAGAGTATGATATTTAAAGTATAAGAATCCTTGTTAAGTGATCAACTTTGAGTGATGTGGTTTGTGATttgtttaaagttttttttttgtgtttttttttcccctcactttgTTGTTTCAGATTTGTCCAATATGTGCAGCGTTACCTGGAGGGGATCCTAATCATGTCACAGATGACTTTGCAGCTCATCTTACACTGGAACACAGAGCTCCTAGAGATTTAATATCCTTTCTTAAGTTGAGGGAAAAGGATTAGATTGTTCCATATGATAGCTGTAACTACTTGTTTTGACTTTTGTAGTCAAGTGGCTACAtctgttttgcttattttttagaATTGGTATTTGATTGTTGGGGATCTGCATGtctgaaaatacatatatatataatcagaTTGTGAATGGGCTTTAGGTGTAGCTAGCCAATgttggtgtgtgtttgtttttgttttattcctgaTAGCCAAGCCTTTTAAAGATGTTTCTGACACTAATCTGCTTCTTTCTGCACTGCAGCTTTTACCCTCATTGGTCTTTAGTTCTGATGCCATTTTTGTGTATGTGAAAGTAATACAAATGCAGTAGTATATTATAGATAATTATGTGATTGAAAGCAGTAAAACACAAAAGTGAAAGGTAATGCAATAATTAATGTGTGCTCTTGGtaagaacaacaataaaaatttgTAGATTATTTTGAGTACTTATTTCCTAATTTTGAtgttaaaatcatagaatcatagaatatcctgagttggaagggatgcATAaggagtccaactcctggcaccacacaggtctacccaaaaattcagaccatatgactaagagtacagtccaaatgcttcttaaactctgacaggcttggtgctgtgactatgtccctggggagcctgttccagtgcgtgacaaccctttcagtgaagaatctcttcctgatatccagcctgaacctcccctgttgcagcttgactccattcccttgggtcctatcactggtcaccagagagaataGATTGgagcctgcccctccgctcccccttgcgaggaagttgtagaccgcaACGAGGTCTCCCCctagcctcctcttttccagcctgaacaggccaagtgacctcagctgctcctcgtacaTCTTcctctctaggcccttcaccttcttagtagccctcctctggacactctcaaATAGTTTTacgtcctttttgtactgtggtgcccagaactgcacacagtactcgaggtgaggccgcaccagtgcagagtagagcgggacaatcacttcccttgccCGACTAGAAATGCTgagcttgatgcaccccaggatacggttggccctcctggctgccagggcactgcttgctcatattcagcttgctatcaaccacaaccctcagatccctctctgcggggctgctttCTAGCGTCTCGTTGCCCAgcctgtacatatagccagggttgccccatcccagatgcaggacccggcacttgctcttgttaaacttcatgtggtaggtgattgcccagctctccaatctgtccagatctctctgcaaggcctttccaacctcaacagagtctacaactcctccagGTTTAGTTTcgtcagcaaatttgctcaaaacaccttctagtcctacatccaaaatgtttataaaaacacttaaaaagtTGAATCATTATTCACCTAGtaaatgtttttgctgtttaataCTTGATAACAAATGTCTTTCCTTAATTGCTTGTTTATGATGAATCTAGCGGTGTTCGACATGTACGTAGAATGTTTCACCCAGGCCGGGGTTTGGGAGGCCCTCGTGCACGTAGATCAAACATGCACTTTACTAGCAGTTCCACTGGTGGGCTTTCATCTTCTCAAAGTTCATATTCTACAAGCAATAGAGAAGCCATGGATCCTATAGCTGGTAAGAGTTGTAACCACTGATTTTAGCCCAGTTTCCTTCTTAAAtagacttttaaataaaatccaagATGATAatagttgctttgtttttctgtgttttgaagtTGAAAGTGTATATATGTTTCCCACTGTCATCGTACTTGATGGATGTTTACTGATGAACAGTATCCTTGATTGGATTGTCTACCTGGAACTTCTGAAGCAAAAACCACTGACCCTTTAGCTTGTGCTTTTAAATTCAGAGACTTCTAGGCTCATTCCCATGACTGACCTGTTCACAGGTGGTATAAAagaatggttgaggttagaAAGGACATCTCAACATAATttagtccaaccccctgctcaaatAAGGTCAGCTAGATCAGGTAGCCAAGGACTGTGCCCAGTTTGGTACTGAATATCTTCGTGGATGGAGacaccacaacctctctggacaacctgttatggtatttgaccaccctcacagtagaAAAGcgttttgttgttttcaggtagatttaatttgttttaattttgactCTTGTTCTGTCAGTGAACACTACTGAAAAGAATCTGTCTCCCTCTTTTTCATTCCCTCCCATCAgatatttatagaatcataaagtGGTTTGGGTttgaaaggaccttaaagatcatttagtccaactcctctgccatgggcagggacacctcccactagatcaggttgcccaaagtcccatccaacctgaccttgaacatTTCTGGAaaggggcatccacaacctctctgggcaacatgttccagtgcttcactacccttagagtaaagaatttcttccttatatctaatctaaacctacccttttttagttttatgccattactccttgtcctatccctacactccCTGGTAAAAAgtctttcttcatctttcttataaagccccctttaagtattggaaggctgcaataaggtctccctatagccttctcttctccaaagtAAACAAccacagctctctcagcctttcttcataggagaggtgttccagtcctctgatcatcgtgtccctcctctggacccactcaaacAGGCctatgtccttcttatattggGTGCCCCAGAGCTTGTTGAgtgtactccaggtggggtctcacagaagcggagtagagggggagaatcacctccctaaACCTGCTgaccatgcttcttttgatgtagcccaggatacagttggctttctgggatgcacattgctggctcatgttgagcttctcatcaaacaacacccccaggtctttctcctcagagctgctgtcaatccattctccacccagccggTATTTGCTTGGGATTGCCttgacccaggtgcaggaccttgcacttggtcttgttgaaatTCATGAGGTTctcatgggcccacttctcaagcctgtcaaggtctCTCTATGATGGCATTCCTGCCCTTCACTGGACTTGCTCCATTATGTCCATGTGTCTCTTGTCCTGGGGAACctaaactgaacacagcactctgGATGTGGCCTTGACAGTGCCAAATAGAGGGGAAGAATCGCTTCCTGGGACCTGCTGGCTGCACTCCTACTAAAAATATTgcagcaaaagaggaaaaaaagttttcttttgtcttaGTGAGTTAAGTCGTGTTTGAAAAGCACTAGAGTTCATGCAAGAAGGGAGGATGTTTGTGTGTCCTGGAGTGCAATACTTATTACTGTTACAGTGGATGTTAGTGCAGCTTAGTTAAATGTGAAGTGACTGCCTTGGTTTCAGCCTCACAAGGCCTTCCCATTTAGGAGCATAAAAGGTGTAATAAAATGGCATTCCTTTGagtcttgtctttttttttgggggggggggggggggtggaacttatttatttatttacttacttacttatttatttgcattttgagAATGTAGTGCCATCTGATTGGGTGTCTATCTCATACCAAGCCTGTGTCTCAAGCTCAGATCTGCTACCAGGGTACAGTTAGGCTATActcaaagtgatttttttcaaagtgagGATAAGTACAGCAGTCTTGATTGACAGCGTTATTAGTCTTCCCTTTTTATTGGGGTAATAATTAGCACATACTACCAGAAGTTAGAACTTGTGCTTGTAACAGATCTCTAaacattatttgtttttctctttgttgtAGTTGTCAGTAATTAATGAAATACAATATTATTAGTAGCTAATCTTGATATGATTAGCTGTGCTGATTAAAAGTGACTTGAGCATTTACTGTTTGCATTCCAAGAGTTCCTGATGAAAGAGCTACTGCATTGGGCTTTATTCCCCTAAGAAATGCCTAGTTTCAAAGGTTTATATCTTGAAAGtaagatggaagaaaaattttTATGACCTATAATAACGACTTGTATGAAGGTTGGGTAGATGGGGAACAAATTAATCTTCTGTCCTCCTTGCATCAAACACATCAAAGTAGTACTCACAAATTTGTTTGGAATATAATCTGTAGTAAATGCAACTGTACTGAGTTTACTGTAGTAAACTGAGCAATAACttattattaacatttatttcaggaaatGCTTAGCATGGACAGAATTTGTCGGTCTTGAACTTTGGAAGAAAGCAATTCATGCCTTCAtgccatattttatttatttataattgttataatttctttatttccagcAGAAGTCAAaagtcacacacaaaaaaacaccgCTGAACTATATATTTTCTAGAAATGTCTGAAAAGAGtctctgatttttctgtctttctgcaaCACAGCTACCCTCTGGAATATGTATTAAAGGTGGATTTGGGGGGGAGAATAAAACCACCAACTGAAGTGAAAATTGAAATGGTTTCTTAGTAACTACTTTGACTCGAAGataacattttagaaaattgTTGCACAGGATATTGCTTATAGGACATTTCTCATAGGTTGACTCTTATTGGTTTAAAAAGCTTTAAGCTTTGAATCTTTTATGCACAGTTCTTTACTCTAGATGAGTCTTAATCTTCCTTGCCCTATGGGTTTTGAGATATGGGATGCTTGTAATGGATAGCTCATGAAGCTTTCCAAATCAATATTTGTTCATTAATTTCATTGATGAAAGGttttagaaagcaaaataattgaTATACTGGTATTCAGGACATATTTATGTTGTTGCATGGTATGTATTTAAGCAGATTTCACCGtagaaacttttctttcttctggcaGAGCTTTTATCTCAGTTATCAGGCGTGAGACGTTCTGCAGGGCAGCTCAATTCTTCTGGCCCTTCTGCTTCTCAGTTACAGCAGCTGCAGATGCAACTGCAGTTGGAGCGACAGCATGCTCAAGCAGCAAGACAACAACTGGAGACTGCACGCAATGCAACTAGACGCACTAATACAAGCAGCATCCCCACCACTCTTACACAATCTGTAGCAGCAACCAATACAtctaacacagaaaacattcaacAGACTATCCAGAATTCCCAGTTTCTTCTTACAAGGTAATTTATTCTAGGGGTTTAACTCTTCTaccatttctgttttccttgtcCCTGTTAGAGAGTTTGGTGAAACTACTATGCATTTAGTTTGGCATGTGCTTTAGTATAGCAAAGTAGGGTCTGTAACTACAGATAAATATATCCCAAGATTAACAGGCCAATCGGTGAATTTTACAGAATACGCTGATGTTAGAGGTCAATAGCTGTTGTAGAATATCTGTAATTCATAActtaatgtaaaagaaaaatatttcacactTTAGTGCAGCACCATTAAAAGCAGTAAACTTCATCCACTTAATTGTTCTTAAACTTGATTACTGTGTACTTAAAGATGTGGTAGTAGCCTGTGCTTTGTCAAAATATCAGAATAACATTAAATAGCACATGTTGTGTACTGAATCATAAGAAATGTGATGTGTtaacatttttcagtttatgTGCAGTTAGGTATTTATGCACAAACTTATAATACAGTCACAAAAATTAGATAGAACCACACTGTTAGGAGTAAAGCAAAACCAAGGAAATGCTATCTGAGTAGTAGTTTGTAGCTGGCCTGAAGGGAATTCTtctattttcagaaaaacaactcCCAAGAGTTGGCTGCAGAAATAACCCATGGAGTCTCTGTTCGTGAAAGTGAGAGGCAGTCTCACAGGGATGCTGCATTTCATCTATGTGTCTAGGAACGTATTTAAAGCTTTAGACTGGAATATGGATTAATTGTTTTCTGCAGGCCTTGGAAAGGAGGTTAGTCTGTGGTGGTTCCACTCGAGTGGGTAGCCGAGCTCTatcacaaccgctctctcactccccctcctcaaagaggaatggggaaaaaatatgatgaaaagggctcaaaggttgagataaggacaaggaaatcacacagtaattattgtgacgggcaaaacagactcggcatagggagacagtaagatttattgcttattactaacaagctagagaagtgagaaacaaaagaaagaaaccaaaagcaccttccccccccatccaccctcttccacctcctccccccgagagGCGCAGGGggacgggggaatgggggttatggtcagtctatagagCTTCTTCTCctccactccttctcggtcactcttgtcccctgtgctgtggggtccctcccacgggatgcagtccttgatgaactgatccgatgtgggcttcccacaggcagcagctcttcccgaactgctccagatatgggtctgtaccatggggtccatccctcaggagaaaactgctccaacctggctcccccacgggcagcagttcctgccaggtcacctgctcctgcgtggtctcctctccacgggctacaggtccggcctggaatctgctcgggcaggggtcttccacagggggcagcctccgtcagtgcaggtccacctgctccaccatggtctcctccacgggctgcagcacggaaccctgctccaccgtggtactccatggactgcagggggacagcctgcttcaccatggccctcaccacaggccgtaggggacttctgctccggctcctggagcacctctccccctccttcttcactgaccttggcgcctgcaaggctgtttctcctttcactctcccagctgctgtgtggcgcagcatttttttcccctgtcttaaatatgctctcacagaggggcaaaacaacattgcttattggcacagctctggtcagcagtggggcccttaccaaacatggggcagcttctagatccttctcacagaagccacccctatggccccctgctaccaaaaccttggcacgtaaacccactacagtctTATAACTTGAGCTATATAGCTGTATGAGTTGCTTACAGTTTCAGCCATGGAAGTTCTGACAGATTCCTATTGAAGTTTGTAGTTGAGGTACTatgtttttgtttccatttgcaACATCTCATTTTCAGTCCTGCTGTGTGTCTGCTCCTAGGCAGTGAATAAATATTACTTGCTGTTTTTcaatttcaaaagaaacataAGGAATATTGCTTTACTAAATTGTGCTTGTTTATCCTACTACTGCTTATAAAACAAGAGCATTTACAATAATATGTTTCAAACTTTTATGCTGATAATGTTAGGGGAGAGATCTTAAAAGGTAGTGTTATTTAATAGGAAATCTGTAATTAAGGCTGAAGGTTAAATACaggtttatatataaaatattttggatcaaaaaagcaaataagGA
Encoded proteins:
- the LOC101805329 gene encoding E3 ubiquitin-protein ligase KCMF1 isoform X3, translated to MQCILTRVDFDLYYGGEAFSVEQPQSFTCPYCGKMGYTETSLQEHVASEHAETSTEVICPICAALPGGDPNHVTDDFAAHLTLEHRAPRDLDESSGVRHVRRMFHPGRGLGGPRARRSNMHFTSSSTGGLSSSQSSYSTSNREAMDPIAELLSQLSGVRRSAGQLNSSGPSASQLQQLQMQLQLERQHAQAARQQLETARNATRRTNTSSIPTTLTQSVAATNTSNTENIQQTIQNSQFLLTRLNDPKMSEAERQSKESERADRSLFVQELLLSTLMQEEGSSSDEDERGEIADFGAMGCVDIMPLDVALENLNLKENNKGNEPLLPPF